In Chryseobacterium lactis, a single genomic region encodes these proteins:
- the nadB gene encoding L-aspartate oxidase has translation MIKADVLVIGSGISGLSYAIKVSEQLPDAKIIIVTKSDEDESNTKYAQGGLAVVTDFQNDNFEKHIEDTMRAGDGENKRDVVEMVVKEAPSRFNEIVEWGAQFDMKNGKFALGREGGHTENRIVHHKDITGFEIERALLETAKNSPNIEILDHHYVIDIITQHHIPGKELNEGAINCYGAYILDEKSKTIKKITSKITLAATGGAGHVYKNTTNPTIATGDGIAFVARAKGKVSNMQYYQFHPTALYNKIDGMLFLISEAVRGDGAKLRTKRGEKFMQKYDEREELASRDIVARAIDNEMKISGDEYVGLDCREMNQDKFLEHFPNIYKKCKDEGIDPFTQLIPVVPACHYLMGGIEVDRDGQSSIRNLFAVGECTNSGLHGANRLASNSLLEGLVFGHNAAMKTVALLNENNFNFDDLKAVPEWNEEGMKIMDEMVIVSYLRKQLQEMMSDLVGIVRSNKRLAMALQKHQEIAAAVDEIYHYSILSPQLSELRNLTTVAHLIITQSMEMTENKGAFYNKDLA, from the coding sequence ATGATAAAAGCGGATGTATTAGTAATCGGTTCCGGCATTTCCGGACTTTCCTATGCCATTAAAGTTTCTGAACAGCTCCCAGATGCCAAAATCATCATTGTAACCAAATCTGATGAAGACGAAAGCAATACCAAGTATGCACAAGGTGGTCTCGCGGTAGTTACAGATTTTCAAAATGATAATTTTGAAAAACATATTGAAGACACCATGCGTGCCGGTGATGGCGAGAACAAACGTGATGTGGTAGAAATGGTTGTAAAAGAGGCTCCATCAAGATTCAATGAAATTGTAGAATGGGGCGCTCAGTTTGATATGAAAAACGGGAAGTTCGCCTTGGGGAGAGAAGGAGGCCACACTGAAAACAGAATCGTCCACCATAAAGATATCACCGGTTTTGAGATTGAAAGAGCTTTACTGGAAACCGCTAAAAACAGTCCCAATATTGAGATCCTGGATCATCATTATGTGATTGATATTATTACCCAGCACCATATTCCGGGAAAAGAACTTAATGAAGGAGCTATCAATTGCTATGGAGCTTATATTCTGGATGAAAAATCCAAAACGATTAAGAAAATCACTTCCAAAATAACATTGGCTGCTACAGGAGGAGCCGGCCATGTCTATAAAAATACGACTAACCCGACCATTGCCACCGGAGACGGAATCGCTTTTGTAGCAAGAGCAAAGGGAAAGGTTTCCAACATGCAGTATTACCAATTCCACCCTACCGCTTTATATAATAAGATTGACGGCATGCTGTTCCTTATTTCCGAAGCAGTAAGAGGAGACGGGGCAAAACTGAGAACTAAGAGAGGCGAAAAATTCATGCAGAAATACGATGAGCGTGAAGAACTGGCTTCAAGAGATATCGTTGCCAGAGCCATTGACAATGAAATGAAAATTTCCGGAGATGAATATGTGGGATTGGATTGCCGTGAAATGAATCAGGATAAGTTTCTGGAACACTTCCCCAATATTTATAAAAAATGTAAAGACGAGGGAATTGATCCATTTACTCAATTGATCCCTGTTGTTCCTGCCTGCCATTATTTAATGGGGGGTATTGAGGTAGACAGAGACGGACAATCTTCTATCAGGAATCTATTTGCTGTGGGAGAATGTACCAATTCAGGATTACACGGCGCTAACCGACTGGCTTCGAATTCTTTGCTTGAAGGATTGGTTTTCGGACACAATGCAGCCATGAAAACGGTAGCCTTATTAAATGAAAATAATTTCAATTTTGATGACCTGAAAGCGGTTCCGGAATGGAATGAGGAAGGAATGAAAATCATGGATGAAATGGTAATCGTCAGCTATCTTAGAAAACAACTTCAGGAAATGATGAGTGATCTGGTAGGTATCGTAAGAAGCAATAAACGTTTGGCGATGGCACTGCAAAAACACCAGGAAATTGCTGCAGCTGTTGATGAAATCTACCACTATTCCATTTTATCACCTCAATTATCAGAATTAAGAAACCTGACCACCGTCGCACACCTTATCATTACCCAATCTATGGAGATGACGGAGAATAAGGGCGCATTTTATAATAAAGACCTAGCCTAA
- a CDS encoding NAD(P)H-dependent oxidoreductase, whose amino-acid sequence MNYLEALSRRYSVKKFNNQIIPQETLHNILESGKLSASSLGLQPYKIVVVESEEMRQKLIPAFYNPSQISTCSHLIVIISKKTIEENYIRGYFSHISEVRETPLENLDPFKNSISQHINQKTQDEIFNWAEKQSYIVLANLMYAAAIENIDSCPMEGFRQDLIEEILNINPETEKVTVTLALGYRSAEDDFQHMKKVRKPNEKLFKFI is encoded by the coding sequence ATGAATTATTTGGAAGCTTTAAGCAGAAGATATTCTGTGAAAAAATTTAATAATCAAATCATTCCTCAGGAGACTTTACACAACATTCTTGAGTCAGGAAAGCTGTCTGCCAGTTCCCTTGGATTACAGCCTTATAAAATTGTCGTTGTTGAGAGTGAGGAAATGAGGCAGAAGTTGATTCCGGCTTTTTATAATCCATCACAAATTTCCACTTGTTCTCATCTTATTGTTATTATTTCAAAGAAGACAATTGAAGAGAATTATATCCGGGGATATTTCAGCCATATTTCGGAAGTGAGAGAAACTCCTTTAGAGAATCTTGATCCGTTTAAAAACAGTATCAGCCAGCATATCAATCAGAAAACACAGGATGAGATCTTCAACTGGGCAGAAAAACAGTCTTATATTGTATTGGCAAATCTTATGTATGCCGCTGCAATTGAAAATATTGACTCTTGCCCTATGGAAGGCTTCCGACAGGATTTAATTGAAGAAATTCTAAATATAAATCCGGAAACAGAAAAAGTAACCGTTACCCTCGCTTTAGGCTACCGTTCTGCAGAAGATGATTTCCAGCACATGAAAAAAGTAAGAAAACCAAACGAAAAATTGTTTAAATTTATTTAA